A genomic region of Pseudomonas sp. MPC6 contains the following coding sequences:
- a CDS encoding transporter substrate-binding domain-containing protein: MKKYLSMLLVGVTALVAVSAAQAGAIDDAVKRGTLKVGMDPTYMPFEMTNKRGEIIGFEVDILKAMTKAMGVKLELVSTGYDGIIPALLTDKFDMIGSGMTLTQERNLRLNFSEPFIVVGQTLLIRKELEGTIKSYKDLNTADYRITSKLGTTGEMVARKLISKAQYHGYDNEQEAVLDVVNGKADAFIYDAPYNVVAVNKVGNGKLVFLDKPFTYEPLAFGLKKGDYDSINFINNFLHQIHEDGTYDRIHDKWFKDTAWLKDME, encoded by the coding sequence ATGAAGAAGTATCTCTCGATGCTGCTGGTCGGCGTCACGGCACTGGTTGCCGTCAGCGCGGCGCAGGCCGGTGCCATCGACGACGCGGTCAAGCGTGGCACGTTGAAAGTCGGCATGGACCCGACCTACATGCCGTTCGAAATGACCAACAAACGCGGCGAGATCATCGGCTTTGAAGTCGACATTCTCAAAGCCATGACCAAAGCCATGGGCGTCAAGCTGGAACTGGTGTCCACCGGCTACGACGGCATCATCCCGGCGTTGCTCACCGACAAGTTCGACATGATCGGCAGCGGCATGACCCTGACCCAGGAACGCAACCTGCGCCTGAACTTCAGCGAACCCTTCATCGTGGTCGGCCAGACCCTGCTGATCCGCAAGGAGCTGGAAGGCACGATCAAGTCGTACAAAGACCTGAATACCGCCGACTACCGGATCACCTCCAAGCTCGGCACCACCGGCGAGATGGTCGCCCGCAAGCTGATCTCCAAAGCCCAATACCACGGCTACGACAACGAGCAGGAAGCGGTGCTCGACGTGGTCAACGGCAAGGCCGACGCCTTTATCTACGACGCGCCCTACAACGTGGTCGCGGTCAACAAGGTCGGCAACGGCAAGCTGGTGTTCCTCGACAAGCCGTTCACCTACGAGCCGCTGGCGTTCGGTCTGAAGAAGGGTGACTACGACAGCATCAACTTCATCAACAATTTCCTGCACCAGATCCACGAAGACGGCACCTACGATCGTATTCATGACAAGTGGTTCAAAGACACCGCTTGGCTCAAGGACATGGAATAA